The Dendropsophus ebraccatus isolate aDenEbr1 chromosome 10, aDenEbr1.pat, whole genome shotgun sequence genome has a segment encoding these proteins:
- the SPRY3 gene encoding protein sprouty homolog 3, which yields MESSTGDVQQVLSIDQIRSIRANNDYVERPTVSFMQTWSNPSLSQHAAKQEWPNDHLVSYNHQDLHRSQSHQHQSQHLTHDLSHSSTISSVSRSTTASDQRLLTGITPSNSRHSLMRTQPKDGDLKQDQFIKGLMEKSDRYMGHLFICEECGRCICDECTQVRKLPSCWICDQRCLCSAENVIDYGTCLCCIKGLFYHCSSDDEDNCADNPCSCSQGSCCARWAIMSVLSFFMPCLCCYPPMKGCLTLCQKGYDKVKRPGCRCENHTNTVCRKISSSSGTPFPRPFDKPV from the coding sequence ATGGAGAGTTCTACTGGGGACGTCCAACAGGTCCTTTCCATAGACCAAATCCGTTCCATCAGGGCCAACAATGATTATGTGGAGAGACCCACTGTCTCGTTCATGCAAACCTGGTCAAATCCTTCCCTTTCccaacatgctgcaaaacaagagTGGCCTAATGATCACCTGGTATCCTACAACCACCAGGATCTTCATCGCAGCCAAAGTCATCAACATCAATCACAACATCTTACCCATGATTTAAGCCATTCCAGTACAATAAGCTCAGTGTCTCGAAGCACCACAGCTTCAGATCAAAGACTACTAACTGGGATAACCCCATCCAATTCAAGACATTCTCTTATGAGGACACAACCCAAGGATGGAGACCTAAAGCAAGATCAATTTATCAAAGGTTTAATGGAAAAATCGGATAGGTATATGGGCCACCTTTTTATCTGTGAAGAGTGTGGGCGCTGCATATGTGACGAATGTACGCAAGTTCGGAAACTTCCTTCTTGTTGGATTTGTGATCAGCGCTGCTTGTGTTCTGCTGAAAATGTAATAGATTATGGAACTTGCCTTTGTTGCATCAAAGGCCTCTTCTACCACTGTTCTTCTGATGATGAGGACAACTGCGCTGATAATCCCTGTTCTTGCAGCCAAGGCTCCTGTTGTGCTCGATGGGCCATCATGAGTGTCCTCTCTTTCTTCATGCCCTGTCTATGCTGCTATCCTCCTATGAAAGGCTGCCTGACCCTCTGCCAGAAGGGCTACGATAAAGTAAAAAGACCAGGCTGCCGTTGTGAAAATCACACCAACACGGTCTGCAGAAAAATATCCTCCTCTAGTGGCACACCATTTCCAAGGCCTTTCGATAAACCAGTATGA